The proteins below come from a single Vanessa tameamea isolate UH-Manoa-2023 chromosome 15, ilVanTame1 primary haplotype, whole genome shotgun sequence genomic window:
- the LOC113402112 gene encoding ecdysteroid-regulated 16 kDa protein-like, whose translation MLFLITVAVILASAQAKFYTDCGSKLATIQKVEISGCAEEAKECILRRNTNVSIAIDFTPTVDAKNLETVVHGIIMNLPFPFPLPQPDACKDSGLVCPIKSGEKVSYKSSMPILKSYPKVKVDVKWELKNDDEEDLICVIIGAKLTK comes from the exons atgttgtttttaattactgtTGCAGTGATACTGGCCAGTGCGCAAGCTAAATTTTACACGGACTGCG GTTCAAAACTAGCGACGATTCAAAAAGTAGAGATCAGTGGGTGCGCTGAAGAAGCTAAGGAGTGCATTCTCAGGAGGAACACCAATGTATCTATTGCCATCGATTTCACGCCCA cTGTGGACGCAAAGAATCTGGAGACTGTAGTCCACGGTATAATAATGAACCTGCCCTTTCCCTTTCCACTCCCACAACCAGACGCTTGCAAGGATAGCGGACTAGTTTGTCCAATCAAG tcTGGCGAGAAAGTATCCTACAAATCATCGATGCCCATTCTCAAATCTTACCCCAAAGTGAAGGTGGATGTCAAGTGGGAATTAAAGAATGATGATGAAGAAGACTTGATCTGCGTGATCATTGGGGccaaattaactaaataa
- the LOC113402103 gene encoding uncharacterized protein LOC113402103 codes for MDQIQTIPASLPHIVQVYPPSVSIHPSLHSQGKLSYQQTITSESLHIPVSSHIHDIHNQHLISQNQTVMSCQQIHLQNVQPLQTQMQSQVLQGADMSQQLQITSHVILPQVPMFKQHIITNNLQQQYYSQYETFLKDAQCVIAKVEPEVQVVNEKEIDCKNENNNQIEVEIVSMKKRARSQIPNPSKWACNVRKLKHQRGEAYISRRGKYVPERQVRNTKDCLKSCRYKCNERINDIDRQHIFNAFYSLNANEKKHFLLNTTERNYVKHNKILDSDHKRKYSFKYFFLVRAVRYTVCKNFYLGTLAISQKPVYNVHLSKSDMNLPKPDGRGLSEASTHSLPSEIKDRVRKHITSFSTVDSKPIKQFSRKKQYLECNLSIKQMYNMYATECDKENIVPVKESMYRKIFKQEFNIHFKKDKTGQQLCCRCKGSIKKK; via the exons ATGGACCAAATTCAAACAATACCGGCGAGTTTGCCTCACATTGTACAAGTGTACCCACCGTCAGTATCTATTCACCCTTCGCTACATTCACAAGGAAAACTTTCTTACCAACAAACAATTACTTCAGAATCTTTACATATACCAGTGTCTTCACACATTCATGATATACACAATCAACATCTCATATCACAAAACCAAACTGTGATGTCGTGTCAGCAGATACATTTGCAGAACGTACAACCTTTGCAAACTCAAATGCAGTCACAGGTTTTACAAGGAGCAGATATGTCACAGCAGCTTCAAATAACTTCTCATGTGATTTTGCCACAAGTGCCAATGTTTAAGCAACATATAATCACAAATAATCTACAGCAACAATATTACAGCCAGTATGAAACGTTTTTGAAGGATGCACAATGTGTAATTGCTAAAGTTGAGCCCGAGGTTCAGGTTGTAAATGAGAAGGAAATCGA ttgTAAGAATGAAAATAACAACCAGATAGAAGTGGAGATAGTGTCTATGAAAAAGCGTGCTCGCAGTCAGATTCCTAATCCTAGCAAATGGGCTTGCAATGTACGTAAACTGAAGCACCAACGAGGTGAAGCTTACATAAGTAGAAGAGGAAAATATGTACCTGAGAGACAAGTACGCAATACTAAAGACTGCTTAAAGTCATGcagatataaatgtaatgaaagaATTAACGACATTGATCGACAACACATATTTAACGCATTCTATTCTTTAAATGCAAAtgagaaaaaacattttttgcttAATACAACGGAAAgaaattatgtaaaacataataaaattttagatagtgatcacaaaagaaaatattctttcAAATACTTCTTTTTAGTGAGAGCCGTTAGGTATACTGTTTGTAAAAATTTCTACTTGGGTACTTTAGCAATATCTCAGAAACCAGTTTACAATGTACATTTAAGTAAATCCGATATGAATCTACCAAAACCTGATGGTAGAGGTTTGTCTGAAGCAAGCACACATTCACTGCCCTCAGAAATAAAAGACAGGGTCAGGAAACACATTACGTCATTTAGTACAGTTGACTCGAAACCAATTAAACAGTTTTCTAGAAAGAAGCAATATTTAGAATGTAActtaagtataaaacaaatgtataatatgtatgccACGGAAtgtgataaagaaaatatagttcCTGTCAAAGAGTCCATGTATAGAAAGATATTTAAACAAGAATTTAATATACACTTTAAGAAAGATAAGACTGGTCAGCAGCTTTGTTGTAGATGCAAAGGCTCTATAaagaaaaaatga